The genomic stretch TGACTCTTTGTTTGACAATTCCAGAAAAGCAAGTGCAGTGAAAACAGACGCCAACCGCGCGCTGAAATCGCTCTCTGATTCTTTGAAAGGAAAACAAGGACGTTTCCGTCAGAACTTACTTGGTAAACGTGTGGACTATTCCGGCCGTTCGGTTATTGTTGTTGGCCCCGAATTAAAATTACATGAATGCGGACTTCCAAAAGATATGGCAGCGGAATTATTCAAACCATTTATCATTCGCAAACTTTTAGAGCGTGGAGTAGTTAAGACAGTGAAGTCAGCAAAGAAAATTGTTGATAGAAAAGAACCGATCGTTTGGGATATTCTGGAGAACGTGATGAAAGGACATCCTGTTCTTTTGAACCGCGCTCCAACTCTTCACCGGTTAGGAATTCAGGCATTCCAGCCAAAACTGATCGAAGGAAAAGCAATTCAACTGCATCCGCTTGTTTGTACCGCGTTTAATGCGGACTTTGACGGTGACCAGATGGCAGTGCACGTTCCGCTTTCACACGCTGCAGTTCTTGAAGCGCAAATTCTTATGCTCGCTTCTCACAACATTCTGAACCCGGCAAACGGTGCACCAGTGGCGGTTCCTTCGCAGGACATGGTGTTGGGATTATATTATATGACGAAAGGAAGAAAATCTTCCAAAGAAAATAAAGTGAAAGGAGAAGGAATAACTTTCTATTCTCCCGATGAAGTAACCATTGCATACAACGAGGGCATTGTAGATCTTCATACTTACATTAAAGTAAAAGTGGATAATGCGAAAGATGAAAAAGGAAATCTTGTAACTAAAATTATCGAGACAACCGTTGGAAGGGTGTTGTTTAATGCAGCCGCTCCGAAAGAAGCCGGATTCATCAACGATGTAATGACAAAAAAATCACTCCGCGATATTATCGGTGACGTTTTGAAAGTTTCGGGAACAGCAAAAGCAGCAAAGTTTCTCGATGACATTAAAGAACTCGGATACAGCAACGCTTTCAAGGGCGGACTCTCGTTCAACCTTGATGACGTAATGGTATCAGAAGAAAAAGATAAACTCATTGAAGGCGCTTATAAAGAAGTGGAAGAAGTGGTTGAGAATTACAACCAGGGATTCATCACCAACAACGAGCGCTACAACCAGATTATTGACATCTGGACGCACGCAAATTCCAAACTCACAAAGAAAGTGATGGACAAACTTTCGAATGACAAACAAGGATTCAATTCCATCTACATGATGCTGGATTCAGGCGCTCGCGGTTCGAAAGAACAGATTCGTCAGTTGAGCGGAATGCGCGGATTGATGGCGCGTCCTTCCAAATCAAGCGGTGGAGGAGGAGAAATTATTGAAAACCCCGTTATCTCCAACTTCAAAGAAGGATTATCCATTCACGAGTATTTTATTTCAACGCACGGAGCGCGTAAAGGTCTTGCTGATACAGCGCTGAAAACTGCCGATGCGGGATATTTAACAAGACGTCTTGTTGATGTTGCGCAGGATGTAATCATCACTATTGAGGATTGCGGAACTCTCCGCGGACTCATGGCAACTTCGCTCAAGAAAGCTGACGAAGTAGTTGAACCGCTCTACGATAGAATTCTCGGGCGCGTTTCTCTTGCGGATGTAGTTCATCCGCTCACCGGAGAACTCATCATCAAAGGCGGAGAAGAAATCACAGAGCCATACGCAGATCAAATTGAGAACTCTCCCATCGAAGCAGTTGAAATTCGTTCGGTGTTAACCTGCGAATCAAAACTCGGAGTGTGTGCGAAATGTTACGGAAGAAATCTTTCTACCGGAAGAATGGTTCAGAAAGGAGAAGCCGTGGGCGTTATTGCCGCGCAATCCATCGGTGAGCCGGGAACGCAGTTAACACTCCGCACGTTCCACGTTGGAGGTGTGGCGGGATTGGGTGTTATGTCTTCTTCGCGCATCGAATCAAAATACGATGGCGTGGTGGAGATGGACGAACTCAGAACTGTTGACAGAAAAACTGACGGGAAGAAAGTGAAAGTGGTGGTTGGTCGTTCTGCCGAAGTGCGAATCATTAACCCAAACACACACATTACTCTTACCACAGGAAATATTCCTTATGGCGCGCAGCTTTATGTTGACGCGGGAGATAAAGTGAAGAAAGGAACGCTCATCTGCGATTGGGATCCGTACAACGCGGTGATTATTTCTGAGTTCCCCGGAAAAGTGGAATTCGAAAACATCGAGGAAGGAATCACCTACCGCGAAGAGTTTGACGAACAAACCGGCTTCCGCGAAAAAGTAATTATCGAAACAAAAGATAAAACGAAGAACCCGATTATCAAAGTAACGGATAAGAAAGGCGAAGCGCTGAAGTCATACAACATTCCGGTGAGCGCGCATATTTCCGTAAACGATGGCGATGCAATTGAAACAGGGCAAGTGCTTGTGAAGATTCCGCGCACTACAGGAAAAGCAGGCGACATCACAGGAGGACTTCCGCGCGTAACGGAATTGTTCGAGGCAAGAAACCCGAGCAGCCCTGCAGTTGTTTCTGAAATAGACGGCATCATTACCTTCGGAAAAATAAAACGCGGCAACCGCGAAGTGCAGGTGCAAGCCAAGACAGGAGAAATCAAAAAATATCTTGTGCAACTTTCGAAGCACATTCTTGTTCAGGAAAATGATTTCGTGAAAGCAGGCGAACAATTAACGGATGGTGCAACCGCGCCTGCAGATATTCTTTTCATCAAAGGACCCACTGCAGTGCAGGAATATCTTGTGAACGAAGTTCAGGAGGTGTATCGTCTGCAAGGCGTAAAAATAAATGACAAACATTTTGAAGTTATTGTGAAGCAGATGATGCGCAAGGTGGAAATTGATGATGCGGGAGATACTATTTTCCTGCCGAAACAATTTATAAACCGTGCTGACTTCATGGATGAAAACGACCGCTTACATGGCGCAAAAATCATAACAGACCCGGGCGATTCTACTATGCTGAAAGCAGGAATGATTATCAGCGCGCGCAAACTGCGCGATGAAAACTCCATGATGAAGCGCAAAGATTCAAAACACATTCAGGCACGCGATTGTGTTCCCGCAACGGCACGTCCGATTCTTCAGGGAATTACGCGCGCTTCGTTGCAAACAAACAGTTTCATTTCCGCGGCTTCGTTCCAGGAAACTACAAAAGTTCTCAGCGAAGGTTCTATCAGAGCAAGAATGGACGATCTATCCGGACTGAAAGAGAATGTAATTGTGGGGCATTTGATTCCCGCAGGAACAGGATTGCGTGAGTACGAAAAAATAATTGTTGGCTCCAAAGAAGAATTCGACCGACTGATGGCATCGAAAACAGAAGGGACTATGGCAGGACAAGAGGCATAAATTTTTAATCAGACCTTTGAGGTTTTTAAAACCTCAAAGGTCTTTCACATGGATAACAAAGAAAACCCAACCAACCAGCCCAACCAACTCAACATTGAACTGAGTGAAGAAGTGGCAGAAGGAATTTATTCCAACCTTGCCATCATCACTCATTCACATTCTGAGTTTGCGCTGGATTTTATTAAGGTGATGCCCGGAGTTCCCAAGGCAAAAGTGAAAGCAAGAATCATTCTCACTCCTCAGCACGCGAAACGTTTATTGAAAGCGTTGAAAGATAACATCAGCAAATTCGAACAAGTTCACGGAGATATTAAAGATACGGAAGTTCCTCCCGGAGCCATTCCTCTTTCCTTTGGCGGACCCACTGCACAGGCATAATTTCTGAATTTATTTCTTAGTAACGTGAGTTTTGTTTAAGCCCTGTATAAAACTATAAATATTCTTTTTTAAATGAGATTCTTCACTTCGTTCAGAATGACAGCACAACATCTGGGAGGATTGGGAGCGGGCGCGCTCTGCGCGCCCGCTTCTCTCCCTATAAAAATTAAAGATGTCATTCCGAATGGAGCGAAGCGAAATGAGGAATCTCATTCAATAATGAAGTCCTTAAGCATAGTACGGATAAGCCGCAGAGAAAAAAGAAACAGGGGGAGGTGTTACTTATTCCACCATCAGTTTGCCCGAAGCAACAGCCGATGTTCCGCTGAAGATTTTGTAAGTGTAAATTCCGCTCTTCGCTCCGCTCATGTTTACAGTTTGCTGTTTGCTGTTTACGGTTTGGCAAAGCACTTTGTTGCCGAGCAAATCATAAACAGAAAAAATTATATTTCCCATTTTGCCTGGAAAATTGATTTCAAT from Bacteroidota bacterium encodes the following:
- the rpoC gene encoding DNA-directed RNA polymerase subunit beta'; protein product: MKKDNRPKSNFTKVTISLASPEMILEWSHGEVTKPETINYRTYKPERDGLFCERIFGPVKDWECHCGKYKRIRYKGIVCDRCGVEVTEKKVRRERMGHINLVVPVIHIWYFRSLPNKIGALLGLPTKKLEMIIYYERYVVINPGVKEADGVKRYDFLSEEEYIKVLDTLPKENQYLDDKDPNKFVAKMGGEAVVDLMSRLNLDELSYTLRNTANTELSQQKKNEALKRLQVVEAFRQANKHVENKPEWMVIKTLPVIPPELRPLVPLDGGRFATSDLNDLYRRVIIRNNRLKRLLEIKAPEVILRNEKRMLQESVDSLFDNSRKASAVKTDANRALKSLSDSLKGKQGRFRQNLLGKRVDYSGRSVIVVGPELKLHECGLPKDMAAELFKPFIIRKLLERGVVKTVKSAKKIVDRKEPIVWDILENVMKGHPVLLNRAPTLHRLGIQAFQPKLIEGKAIQLHPLVCTAFNADFDGDQMAVHVPLSHAAVLEAQILMLASHNILNPANGAPVAVPSQDMVLGLYYMTKGRKSSKENKVKGEGITFYSPDEVTIAYNEGIVDLHTYIKVKVDNAKDEKGNLVTKIIETTVGRVLFNAAAPKEAGFINDVMTKKSLRDIIGDVLKVSGTAKAAKFLDDIKELGYSNAFKGGLSFNLDDVMVSEEKDKLIEGAYKEVEEVVENYNQGFITNNERYNQIIDIWTHANSKLTKKVMDKLSNDKQGFNSIYMMLDSGARGSKEQIRQLSGMRGLMARPSKSSGGGGEIIENPVISNFKEGLSIHEYFISTHGARKGLADTALKTADAGYLTRRLVDVAQDVIITIEDCGTLRGLMATSLKKADEVVEPLYDRILGRVSLADVVHPLTGELIIKGGEEITEPYADQIENSPIEAVEIRSVLTCESKLGVCAKCYGRNLSTGRMVQKGEAVGVIAAQSIGEPGTQLTLRTFHVGGVAGLGVMSSSRIESKYDGVVEMDELRTVDRKTDGKKVKVVVGRSAEVRIINPNTHITLTTGNIPYGAQLYVDAGDKVKKGTLICDWDPYNAVIISEFPGKVEFENIEEGITYREEFDEQTGFREKVIIETKDKTKNPIIKVTDKKGEALKSYNIPVSAHISVNDGDAIETGQVLVKIPRTTGKAGDITGGLPRVTELFEARNPSSPAVVSEIDGIITFGKIKRGNREVQVQAKTGEIKKYLVQLSKHILVQENDFVKAGEQLTDGATAPADILFIKGPTAVQEYLVNEVQEVYRLQGVKINDKHFEVIVKQMMRKVEIDDAGDTIFLPKQFINRADFMDENDRLHGAKIITDPGDSTMLKAGMIISARKLRDENSMMKRKDSKHIQARDCVPATARPILQGITRASLQTNSFISAASFQETTKVLSEGSIRARMDDLSGLKENVIVGHLIPAGTGLREYEKIIVGSKEEFDRLMASKTEGTMAGQEA
- a CDS encoding DUF3467 domain-containing protein, which translates into the protein MDNKENPTNQPNQLNIELSEEVAEGIYSNLAIITHSHSEFALDFIKVMPGVPKAKVKARIILTPQHAKRLLKALKDNISKFEQVHGDIKDTEVPPGAIPLSFGGPTAQA